The DNA segment CAATAGAACCACAGCAAGATTCCGAGGAAAAGATGGCTTTACATGACGTATTCTTGCGATGTAGATGCAAATAACTGCGCTGATAAGCCAAATAATTACAGGTATATAGGCACTCATTGTATTCCTTTACACATTGTTAGGATTGCGATGATCAACTCTAAATGAAAGCGTAAACAATAAACGCCCCAAATAGTGACGCCAAAACACCCCCGACACGTCCGTACGGCTCAATCAATGAAAGAGCCCATGACATTAATCGTTTGAAATTTTCGCGACCCATCAAAGCTAGCGTTATGGCAGCAACAATTGCTAACCAACCGAGAATCTCGATGGCTATCGGATATCCGGATGATTCTGATTCGGATACCAATAAGATACCGAG comes from the Candidatus Thiodiazotropha sp. CDECU1 genome and includes:
- a CDS encoding PigN domain-containing protein, yielding MIYVIIIFGLLILLAGMIILINPETLLGPIRDNSDKPLLQVVAVVVRLILGILLVSESESSGYPIAIEILGWLAIVAAITLALMGRENFKRLMSWALSLIEPYGRVGGVLASLFGAFIVYAFI